One window of the Ictidomys tridecemlineatus isolate mIctTri1 chromosome 11, mIctTri1.hap1, whole genome shotgun sequence genome contains the following:
- the Ssx2ip gene encoding afadin- and alpha-actinin-binding protein isoform X1 codes for MGDWMTITDPGLSAESKNISQYTSETKMSPSSLYSQQVLCSSIPLSKNVHSFFSAFCTEENIEQSISYLDQELTTFGFPSLYEESKSKDTKRELNIVAVLNCMNELLVLQRKNLLAQENVETKNLKLGSDMDHLQNCYAKLKEQLETSRREMIGLQERDRQLQCKNRNLHQLLKNEKDEVQKLQNIIASRATQYNHDMKRKEREYNKLKERLHQLVMNKKDKKITMDVLNYVGRADGKRGSWRTGKTEARNEDEMYKILLNDYEYRQKQILMENAELKKVLQQMKKEMISLLSPQKKKPRERADDSTGTVISDVEEDAGELTRENMWDLSCETVREQLTNSIRKQWRILKSHVEKLDNQVSKVHLEGFNDEDVISRQDHEQETEKLELEIQQCKEMIKTQQQLLQQQLATACDDDTTSLLRDCYLLEEKERLKEEWSLFKEQKKNFEKERRNFTEAAIRLGLERKAFEEERASWLKQQFLNMTTFDHQNSENVKLFSAFSGSSDRDNLIVHSRTQQKKPHSVSNGSPVCISKLTKSLPASPSTSDFCPTRSCVSEHSSINVLNITPEETTPNQVGRECTNQKWSIASRPGSQEGCYSGCSLTYTNSHVEKDDLP; via the exons AGTGCCTTCTGCACAGAAGAGAATATTGAACAAAGTATTTCATATCTTGATCAG GAATTGACCACTTTTGGTTTTCCTTCATTATATGAAGAATCCAAAAGTAAAGACacaaaaagagaattaaatataGTTGCTGTTTTGAATTGTATGAATGAGCTACTTGTACTTCAGCGGAAGAACCTTCTAGCTCAGGAAAATGTGGaaacaaaaaatctgaaattgGGAAGTGATATGGACCATCTGCAGAACTGCTATGCAAAACTTAAG GAACAACTGGAAACCTCCAGGAGGGAAATGATTGGGCTtcaggagagagacagacagttGCAATGTAAAAACAGGAATTTGCATCAGctcctgaaaaatgaaaaagatgag gtacaaaaattacaaaatatcattGCAAGCCGAGCTACTCAGTATAATCATGATATGAAGAGAAAAGAACGTGAATATAATAAGCTAAAGGAACGTCTGCATCAACTTGTTATGAACAAGaaggataaaaaaataa CCATGGACGTTTTAAATTATGTGGGGAGAGCTGATGGAAAAAGAGGCTCCTGGAGGACTGGTAAAACAGAAGCCAG GAATGAAGATGAAATGTACAAAATTCTCTTGAATGATTATGAATATCGTCAGAAACAAATCCTAATGGAAAATGCTGAACTTAAGAAGGTTCTTCagcaaatgaaaaaggaaatgatttctcttctttctccccaaAAGAAGAAACCTAGAGAAAGAGCAGATGATAGTACAGGAACT GTTATCTCTGATGTTGAAGAAGATGCTGGAGAACTAACCAGAGAGAATATGTGGGACCTATCTTGTGAAACTGTGAGAGAGCAGCTTACAAACAGCATCAGAAAACAGTggagaattttgaaaagtcatgtaGAAAAACTTGATAATCAAG TTTCAAAGGTACATTTAGAAGGTTTTAATGATGAAGATGTGATATCACGACAAGACCATGAACAAGAAACTGAGAAACTGGAGTTAGAAATTCAGCAAtgtaaagaaatgattaaaacacAGCAGCAACTTTTACAG caGCAGCTCGCTACTGCATGTGACGATGATACCACTTCACTATTACGAGACTGTTACTTGTTGGAAGAAAAGGAACGCCTCAAAGAAGAATGGTCCCTTTTTAAAGagcaaaaaaagaattttgagaaagagagacGAAACTTTACAGAAGCTGCTATTCGCCTAGGATTGGAG AGAAAGGCTTTTGAAGAAGAAAGAGCCAGTTGGTTAAAACAGCAGTTTTTAAATATGACTACATTTGACCACCAGAACTCAGAAAATGTGAAACTTTTCAGTGCCTTCTCAGGAA gttCTGATCGGGACAATCTTATAGTGCACTCAAGGACACAGCAGAAGAAGCCTCACAGTGTGTCTAATGGGTCTCCAGTTTGCATTTCTAAACTGACTAAATCTCTTCCTGCTTCACCTTCTACTTCAGACTTTTGCCCAACACGTTCCTGTGTATCTGAACATAG TTCAATCAATGTACTGAATATAACTCCTGAAGAAACTACACCAAATCAGGTTGGAAGAGAATGTACAAATCAGAAATGGAGCATAGCATCAAGACCTGGGTCACAGGAAGGTTGCTACAGTGGGTGCTCCTTGACCTATACAAATTCTCATGTGGAAAAAGATGACTTACCCTAG
- the Ssx2ip gene encoding afadin- and alpha-actinin-binding protein isoform X3 translates to MGDWMTITDPESKNISQYTSETKMSPSSLYSQQVLCSSIPLSKNVHSFFSAFCTEENIEQSISYLDQELTTFGFPSLYEESKSKDTKRELNIVAVLNCMNELLVLQRKNLLAQENVETKNLKLGSDMDHLQNCYAKLKEQLETSRREMIGLQERDRQLQCKNRNLHQLLKNEKDEVQKLQNIIASRATQYNHDMKRKEREYNKLKERLHQLVMNKKDKKITMDVLNYVGRADGKRGSWRTGKTEARNEDEMYKILLNDYEYRQKQILMENAELKKVLQQMKKEMISLLSPQKKKPRERADDSTGTVISDVEEDAGELTRENMWDLSCETVREQLTNSIRKQWRILKSHVEKLDNQVSKVHLEGFNDEDVISRQDHEQETEKLELEIQQCKEMIKTQQQLLQQQLATACDDDTTSLLRDCYLLEEKERLKEEWSLFKEQKKNFEKERRNFTEAAIRLGLERKAFEEERASWLKQQFLNMTTFDHQNSENVKLFSAFSGSSDRDNLIVHSRTQQKKPHSVSNGSPVCISKLTKSLPASPSTSDFCPTRSCVSEHSSINVLNITPEETTPNQVGRECTNQKWSIASRPGSQEGCYSGCSLTYTNSHVEKDDLP, encoded by the exons AGTGCCTTCTGCACAGAAGAGAATATTGAACAAAGTATTTCATATCTTGATCAG GAATTGACCACTTTTGGTTTTCCTTCATTATATGAAGAATCCAAAAGTAAAGACacaaaaagagaattaaatataGTTGCTGTTTTGAATTGTATGAATGAGCTACTTGTACTTCAGCGGAAGAACCTTCTAGCTCAGGAAAATGTGGaaacaaaaaatctgaaattgGGAAGTGATATGGACCATCTGCAGAACTGCTATGCAAAACTTAAG GAACAACTGGAAACCTCCAGGAGGGAAATGATTGGGCTtcaggagagagacagacagttGCAATGTAAAAACAGGAATTTGCATCAGctcctgaaaaatgaaaaagatgag gtacaaaaattacaaaatatcattGCAAGCCGAGCTACTCAGTATAATCATGATATGAAGAGAAAAGAACGTGAATATAATAAGCTAAAGGAACGTCTGCATCAACTTGTTATGAACAAGaaggataaaaaaataa CCATGGACGTTTTAAATTATGTGGGGAGAGCTGATGGAAAAAGAGGCTCCTGGAGGACTGGTAAAACAGAAGCCAG GAATGAAGATGAAATGTACAAAATTCTCTTGAATGATTATGAATATCGTCAGAAACAAATCCTAATGGAAAATGCTGAACTTAAGAAGGTTCTTCagcaaatgaaaaaggaaatgatttctcttctttctccccaaAAGAAGAAACCTAGAGAAAGAGCAGATGATAGTACAGGAACT GTTATCTCTGATGTTGAAGAAGATGCTGGAGAACTAACCAGAGAGAATATGTGGGACCTATCTTGTGAAACTGTGAGAGAGCAGCTTACAAACAGCATCAGAAAACAGTggagaattttgaaaagtcatgtaGAAAAACTTGATAATCAAG TTTCAAAGGTACATTTAGAAGGTTTTAATGATGAAGATGTGATATCACGACAAGACCATGAACAAGAAACTGAGAAACTGGAGTTAGAAATTCAGCAAtgtaaagaaatgattaaaacacAGCAGCAACTTTTACAG caGCAGCTCGCTACTGCATGTGACGATGATACCACTTCACTATTACGAGACTGTTACTTGTTGGAAGAAAAGGAACGCCTCAAAGAAGAATGGTCCCTTTTTAAAGagcaaaaaaagaattttgagaaagagagacGAAACTTTACAGAAGCTGCTATTCGCCTAGGATTGGAG AGAAAGGCTTTTGAAGAAGAAAGAGCCAGTTGGTTAAAACAGCAGTTTTTAAATATGACTACATTTGACCACCAGAACTCAGAAAATGTGAAACTTTTCAGTGCCTTCTCAGGAA gttCTGATCGGGACAATCTTATAGTGCACTCAAGGACACAGCAGAAGAAGCCTCACAGTGTGTCTAATGGGTCTCCAGTTTGCATTTCTAAACTGACTAAATCTCTTCCTGCTTCACCTTCTACTTCAGACTTTTGCCCAACACGTTCCTGTGTATCTGAACATAG TTCAATCAATGTACTGAATATAACTCCTGAAGAAACTACACCAAATCAGGTTGGAAGAGAATGTACAAATCAGAAATGGAGCATAGCATCAAGACCTGGGTCACAGGAAGGTTGCTACAGTGGGTGCTCCTTGACCTATACAAATTCTCATGTGGAAAAAGATGACTTACCCTAG
- the Ssx2ip gene encoding afadin- and alpha-actinin-binding protein isoform X2: MGDWMTITDPGLSAESKNISQYTSETKMSPSSLYSQQVLCSSIPLSKNVHSFFSAFCTEENIEQSISYLDQELTTFGFPSLYEESKSKDTKRELNIVAVLNCMNELLVLQRKNLLAQENVETKNLKLGSDMDHLQNCYAKLKEQLETSRREMIGLQERDRQLQCKNRNLHQLLKNEKDEVQKLQNIIASRATQYNHDMKRKEREYNKLKERLHQLVMNKKDKKITMDVLNYVGRADGKRGSWRTGKTEARNEDEMYKILLNDYEYRQKQILMENAELKKVLQQMKKEMISLLSPQKKKPRERADDSTGTVISDVEEDAGELTRENMWDLSCETVREQLTNSIRKQWRILKSHVEKLDNQVSKVHLEGFNDEDVISRQDHEQETEKLELEIQQCKEMIKTQQQLLQQLATACDDDTTSLLRDCYLLEEKERLKEEWSLFKEQKKNFEKERRNFTEAAIRLGLERKAFEEERASWLKQQFLNMTTFDHQNSENVKLFSAFSGSSDRDNLIVHSRTQQKKPHSVSNGSPVCISKLTKSLPASPSTSDFCPTRSCVSEHSSINVLNITPEETTPNQVGRECTNQKWSIASRPGSQEGCYSGCSLTYTNSHVEKDDLP, translated from the exons AGTGCCTTCTGCACAGAAGAGAATATTGAACAAAGTATTTCATATCTTGATCAG GAATTGACCACTTTTGGTTTTCCTTCATTATATGAAGAATCCAAAAGTAAAGACacaaaaagagaattaaatataGTTGCTGTTTTGAATTGTATGAATGAGCTACTTGTACTTCAGCGGAAGAACCTTCTAGCTCAGGAAAATGTGGaaacaaaaaatctgaaattgGGAAGTGATATGGACCATCTGCAGAACTGCTATGCAAAACTTAAG GAACAACTGGAAACCTCCAGGAGGGAAATGATTGGGCTtcaggagagagacagacagttGCAATGTAAAAACAGGAATTTGCATCAGctcctgaaaaatgaaaaagatgag gtacaaaaattacaaaatatcattGCAAGCCGAGCTACTCAGTATAATCATGATATGAAGAGAAAAGAACGTGAATATAATAAGCTAAAGGAACGTCTGCATCAACTTGTTATGAACAAGaaggataaaaaaataa CCATGGACGTTTTAAATTATGTGGGGAGAGCTGATGGAAAAAGAGGCTCCTGGAGGACTGGTAAAACAGAAGCCAG GAATGAAGATGAAATGTACAAAATTCTCTTGAATGATTATGAATATCGTCAGAAACAAATCCTAATGGAAAATGCTGAACTTAAGAAGGTTCTTCagcaaatgaaaaaggaaatgatttctcttctttctccccaaAAGAAGAAACCTAGAGAAAGAGCAGATGATAGTACAGGAACT GTTATCTCTGATGTTGAAGAAGATGCTGGAGAACTAACCAGAGAGAATATGTGGGACCTATCTTGTGAAACTGTGAGAGAGCAGCTTACAAACAGCATCAGAAAACAGTggagaattttgaaaagtcatgtaGAAAAACTTGATAATCAAG TTTCAAAGGTACATTTAGAAGGTTTTAATGATGAAGATGTGATATCACGACAAGACCATGAACAAGAAACTGAGAAACTGGAGTTAGAAATTCAGCAAtgtaaagaaatgattaaaacacAGCAGCAACTTTTACAG CAGCTCGCTACTGCATGTGACGATGATACCACTTCACTATTACGAGACTGTTACTTGTTGGAAGAAAAGGAACGCCTCAAAGAAGAATGGTCCCTTTTTAAAGagcaaaaaaagaattttgagaaagagagacGAAACTTTACAGAAGCTGCTATTCGCCTAGGATTGGAG AGAAAGGCTTTTGAAGAAGAAAGAGCCAGTTGGTTAAAACAGCAGTTTTTAAATATGACTACATTTGACCACCAGAACTCAGAAAATGTGAAACTTTTCAGTGCCTTCTCAGGAA gttCTGATCGGGACAATCTTATAGTGCACTCAAGGACACAGCAGAAGAAGCCTCACAGTGTGTCTAATGGGTCTCCAGTTTGCATTTCTAAACTGACTAAATCTCTTCCTGCTTCACCTTCTACTTCAGACTTTTGCCCAACACGTTCCTGTGTATCTGAACATAG TTCAATCAATGTACTGAATATAACTCCTGAAGAAACTACACCAAATCAGGTTGGAAGAGAATGTACAAATCAGAAATGGAGCATAGCATCAAGACCTGGGTCACAGGAAGGTTGCTACAGTGGGTGCTCCTTGACCTATACAAATTCTCATGTGGAAAAAGATGACTTACCCTAG